The sequence below is a genomic window from Dermacentor andersoni chromosome 6, qqDerAnde1_hic_scaffold, whole genome shotgun sequence.
ATAatgacgccgaggtatttatgagatgttaccggtgttagcAGGGGAGAACAAATAGTGTAGGAAGTGAGGCACGGATTGACGCAACGCGAAAAacgcattactttgcatttagtctCGTTAAGTGTCATCTTCCATTGCgaacaccagttagatatagtaGCTAAGTCTTCCTGGAGTAGTACTGCAGGGTCATTAGTATTCTTTCTTTCCCGGTAAACCACACAGTGATCGGCAAAAAGTCGCACTGTGGATGTTACGTTGTTAGGCAAGTCATAAATATATACCAGAAACAGCCAGGGACCGATAACAGAACTTTGTGGGACGCCTGAGGTCACAGGAACCGATGATGAGTTAATGCCGTTAGCGTGCACGTACTGGAACCTGTTAGACAAAAATCATTCAATCCGTCGTAGTACATTTTAGTCGATGTTAAGTTTACTTAGTTTGTGAAGAAGCAAGCTGTGagagactttgtcgaatgctttcgaaaAATCTAAATAAATGCAGTCAACCTCACTGCCACGATCAAGTATGAAGTTAATATCATTTGTAAAATTTATTAgatgtgtttcacaagaaaagtgCTTCCTAAAACCGTGCTGTGCACGAGTGAAAACGGATGATGACTCAAGAAAGTTTGCTAGGGATGACAAGAAAACACGTTCCATTATCTTGCAAGGAATCCTGGGTAGTGATACTGGCCGATAGCTGAGTGATAGGTGcttgtcacctgatttatggAGCGGAACCACCTTAGCCGATTTCCAGTCGTCAGGGAGGTCGCAAGTTTGAAGGGATTGCTCAAATATTTTCGACAGTATGATGAAAAAATATACTTTAATGTTTTTCAGCCTTTTAGTGCTGATATCATCGGGACCACATGAAGAGGATAACTCTAAACGATCTATGATACTTATGATGCCTTCAAAGTCAGAACGAATGGGATCCATTGTAAATACGATATTGAGAGTATAGTCTGGTAGTGATGCGCTAAAAGGGACAGCAAAAGTCTCATTAAGTACTTTAGCACTGTCACTGTTAGGGATGGGATTTGATTGAGAATCCATGAGAGAGTTTGACGGCTGATCTGACCCATTAACAACGTTCCAGAATTTTGTAGTATCAGTTAAAAGAAATGATGGCAGTGTGACATTAAAGAGATGTTGTTTAGCATCTTTTAACGATTTTTTATAAGTGCTAACCGCGGCTCTTAGGGATGACCAATGCTCTGATTTTCCGGACCACTTTGTCCTGACATATAACCGCCTTTTTCTGTTCCCGAGGCGTTTTAAGGAACTAGTGAACCATGGGGACCTACGATTAGTCGTGATGATTTTACGAGGGACGTGCAATTCGATTAATTcattcagatttttttttaaaacatgcACCAATCGTCGTTAACAGATCGATCGGCACATGCCGGGACGAAATCGTCGAGAAAAAGCTGGAGGCCATCattaattgaagaaaaatttgctttagcataattgtaaatggttttcgttttatttggcgTTTTATTCGACGGTAAATTCAACGTGATGTGCAGTAAAGAATGAtcacttaagcctggcaagtattTTACCTCGGAAACAACATCTGGGGCGCTCGTTAGCAAAAGGTCTAATACATTAGAGCTGGTAGCTGTCGTCCTTGTCGGCTGGGTAACCATTTGTGTTAGCGAGAAGAAGGTGCAGAGGGCCGAAAAACTTGCCGACTCAGAGGATCCGTCACCGTCTACCGAAGGGCTAGACCAGTTAATGTTCGGGAAATTGAagtcacaaaaaaataaaaataggacGATCAGCAAACTTTGTTTCAATTATGTTCAGAATATCATGAACGTCGTGAGAAAAGCCGACGGGCGTAGATGGTGCGCGGtagcatgcacaaaataaaaGAGCTTTATTGTTAATTGTAACCTGCACACATTCGAACTCCGATGTAGTATCAACACTAACTTCAAAGCATTCTAGATTGTCGGACACAGCGATTAATGCACCACCGCCGCGACCAAAAGAACGGTCACAGCGAAATACACGGTAACACCTATGGCCGAATTGATGTGTCTGTAGCGCTGCCGCTCTTCTTTGGAAAGAGCAGCAGTTCCAGTGTCATCTCTCAGCGGCGTCTGCTGTTCTGGGCGTTTTACTGGCCATTGTTGATTTCGCTTTTGACTTCCGTCGAGTCCGAGATTATACCATGCTTGGCTTTCTTCACCGACGGTGTGTTGGGATTGCTATTAGCTCTTTTACGCAGTGGGCTTTATCGGGCTAGCGTTTCTTCTACGTATCCTTTAAGTCCCTGTAAATCAGCGTTGTTCTTGAAAGTTTTGGACGCTTTGCATCTGTTGTACTAGGAGTTGTAGTGTTTTGTCCGTAGAGGGCGCCGCTTTCGTGTGTTCTTGTTGTTGTGCCGCATGTGTGGGTTTTGCTTGTGCCGCCTTAAATGTGAGTTGTCTTTCTGAGTGTGGCGATTTCCAGCCTAAGTTCCAGCCTAAGACTGAAGCACTGTACGGGCGCCTCTTGTTATAATGACTGTTGAAACATAAATATAATATCAGCTGGAAAAAGTACTGAATGCACATAATTATCAttaccaatcgcagacgtcggcaccagCCTCTTCATCCGTTTATCGATCTTCAATgcagtgactcggccccatcgagaccctctccactttagcgtgctcctcgcccttgtcagccaattagataagacaagccactcggtgtaggcaatgttattcgtttttcaaacaaacatAAGTGACCTCCTTTGcaggaggagagcgtttgattggtccattcagacaaccctgcgggtgaccgcaagaagcttgcgttggcggttacgcaaatttgacgtcaggagattggaataaaacattttggaatagttttgcgttatagcgccccttatGTCATAAACTTCGCAGAATGCTAGTAGTTAACGTGGATGTATGCAAAAAATAAGTTTTTTTGTGCGTGGCATGGTAACCATTTGAGTAGAAGAATGAATGCAGGTCGAAATTATAGAAAAACTCAGTGTATAAAGACGGCGTCATGTTTAGATGACACACGTGACCAGTCAGCTTCAGCAATCGTCTGCAAGAATATATTTTTGTGAAATACAGCTTTAATTAGCGTTCTGTTTACTTGCAGGTTAAAGTTCTCGAAAAAAGGTACTTCAGAGTAATGATGTGTGATATGAGGTCAAACAACGAAAACTTGTGGGGGACACAAGAAAGGTTGGACAAAGAGTAGTCAATGAGCGAGCctaaaaatacttttttttaggGCACGCCGCCATTCTCCAGAATCTACGAGACACCAGCTGTGGGGTGCCTACATACAACTACGTCCAAGCATTGTCGACGAACCGTACGGCGCCCATCGACCTAGGAAACCTCAAGACGGACAAATTTCGAGTAGCAGAAAAAGGCACCCCGCGAGGTTCACTTATATCGCTCCTTCTGTTTAACATCGCTATGCCGAAACTCCCGAAGGTTCTTGATAAACTCGACGGCATACGGCACTCCCTGTATGCCGACAATATAACAATCTGAATTCGAAGCGGCTCCCCAGAACAGCACCAGGACGTCCTCCGCGAAGTCGTAGAGTACCCCAACACTGACCTAAAAAATTGCGGACTTGTCTGCGCACCGGAGAAATGTGAACTCCTAGTACTTAAAATCTGAACCCGAGGAAGATCCCCAGTATGTAAACTTACGGAATCGGAAGTCTCTCTTGATGGCGTCCCTATCCCTCAAATCGACTCCCTCCGGATTCTTGGCCTAAACATCCCAAAAGACAGCTCAGGAGTCAGAACACTACGGAAACTTCAGGCTACCGAGACTCAACTGGCACACCTTGTAAGCCGCGTAGCCAACAGAAGAAGCGGTATGACAGAACAAGATACCGTCTGCACCACCCAGACACTCCGAGGGACTCCGACGCTAAACAGCCCAGCAGGGAAGCGCGCGGACGCCGCGTTGCTGATTGCCGCCGCAGCTGATCGCTCCGACCTACGCTGTATGGTCAAGgtcacttcccttcccttgtgtTCGCCCCTGGGGTCCTGTAACGTCATTCCGGAGCCGTCGCAGAGCTCCGACAACGCAAATACCTCCTCACTTCCATGTAGACGCCCGGCGCCAACGTTGCCCGGCGCAGCGAATTTGATGCGAATTTTGATGCGCCAGTACAGAAGCCAGGACTCCTTTCCACGCGCCTCCGTTTAACTTATACCGACCGTTACACTTGTCGTCCGCCATAGCACTCTATCTAATCACagccgcagttttttttttttttttttttggcgtggaGCACTTGTGCTTTTGTAAGAAGGTGGCATAATATTAAACCGGCTAATCAATAGAAAACAAttgcctggcatagactgaacatctATCGAGCAGCGCGGATGTGATGTCCCGCCTTCCTCTCTCTCCTCTCCCGGCGCTTacctgctcgctcgctcgcttcctcgcaacagctgcgcatgcgcacttgttacatgctctgacgtcatcACCGGAGAGGAcgcgtaaggtgcgcttcgtgcgctgctcgctagggggctacgcccCGCCAGGCGACGCGCGCTGCGCTTCCCCCACGCCCTCCCTTCCTTctcgcccgcatatcgtgccaggCGAAAGGCTTTCACTCGCTTAACCTAGACCACCAACGCCCAGGTGCGAGTGCcgctaagagacacctaagtcaaagattagcgtcgcctaccattttttctTTATAGATTCATCAAAGCAAACCTTCTATTTTCGCAGCAATGCCAACTTATGTACGATGCTTTAGGCAGGGGTGGGTCATAGAGAACACTAACACCGAAAagaatgaaaataagaatttaGAACATCACACGCACAGGCCAGGTCGTGGTCTGGACATTAAACAATGTTTGCAATGTAAGAAGTTAAAACGACTGGGAACGGCAACATACTAAACGACACACCCTTCAGGAATAACTGCGGATACATGCGGCCCGTTCCACAGGCTATCAAGCAGTTTCATAACAGGTGATTCAAGAAGGCATAACTCTAGCACCTAGGGCAAGCATAAGAGGATGTCGCATCTTGGTTCAACATACATGAAACGGCAGCTCACAAGTACTACGTCCATAGTAAAACACCACTGAAGTCATCATTCTAAATCACTGAGGTTCGCGAAACTGGCAGGAAATAACTGAATCAATGCAAAACCAAAGTGGCAAGAATAGCTCATTAGAAAATCCAGAATCAAAGAGAACAATGTCGCGCGCGTTCACCGGATTCAAGTAGCAGTGTACGTGTTCGACACAGCAGGCGCACAAGAACAAAGCAGCTAAATAACGTGACAGACAAGGAGCACTTTGAGATCCTAGTTGAAGTTACTTCCACGGTACAAACTTGAAAAGCGCCAATAACTACGAAAGCATTTCACGAGGTATCGATGAAGAAAAATAGGATGCGCGACAACTCGAAACGTAAAACAAATGTTAGTTCTGTTTCTTTTGTATCCCTTAGCACCTCGCTACTATCAAATGAAATGATGCGTGCACCCCGGCTGATGCACAGCTTTCGCGCCACGCATCCGTGATAGGTGGAACTGAAGCCCAGTGCGTCTGTCTTCAGAAGGCTCTTCACAGGCAGTGGCCCAGTCGATCTGCGGCTGCGACGCGCAACCAAAGCCATTGCAGAACTCTCCGGTGTGCCGAATGGACTCCGACAGGCTCAGCCCATCATCGTCGTAGTCCAAGTCGAGAGTCTGGCACGAGTGGTGCAGGACAAAAAGCATGAAGAATACTTGACTAGCCGAAAGATGGTAGtagctagagttactgtatatgctaccaaaggtagcggTAGCATATGCAGTAACTCTAGTAGTAGCTAAGTAGTAGCCGAACGCCAGCGCCCTCCGGTGCCAACCCGGAGCAGCAACGGCGCGGGCCGTGGATTGCAGCGACAGCAGAGCGTGCTTCAGATCGGGGGCCGAGTGGCGTCCGAGGATCTCTCTCATACAGTACGCGTGAAAGAACAGTTTTTCACCAGTCTTGAAATCCCAGTTCCTTCTGTCGATCAGCGCGTCCCAGAGAGCGTCGGCGAGCAGGACGCCGAGCACAGCGGCATTGTTCACAGCGGCGCCGTTGACTCGAGTGCGGTTGCCTCTGTGGGTGGCGTTGAAGTTGAGGAGCGTATAGACGCCGGCCGAGATGACGATATGACTACCCGCTCTGCTGACAAACGCCTGGAACAAGTTATGTCTGAGCCTGTGCAGCCCTGAGAGGCCCCGCGCAGCGTTGATGCGTCTCACCTGAAAGAATGAAAACAAACTTCCTCAGAGCACTGGAGGGTGACGGTATCGCTCTTGTATCTGTTAAAATGTTCTGTTATTCTCTCGTGCCGCTGCGCCGCCTAACTTATACCTCCCGGCTTCAAGTAAACCATTTTGCACTACTACTGGATCAAAACATTTGAGAATGAACACGTCGTATATACACTGATATGATAGGCCTATACTGTCGCAGCCATGTACGTGAGTACGCACGACTGAAAACGCGGCGACACCTTGAATTTCGGATTCACCGAGAGTACTGCACAACGCGCACGCAGGAGAGCGTGGCTGTACTTACTAGGACAGGCGCGCATTTCTCTGGCCCTACGCGCGGCTTGCGAAATCGGTGACGAGGGTACTCGGTGACTGAGATAAAGTTGCACTGGAATCCGTAATGTCATTTTGTTGCCTAAACGCTCGAAATGTGTAACAGTGCGTGCACGGCTCCTTCTTCGCCTCGAAATCTGCTTCGCTAgatgatcgttttttttttcttttgcacagaacctttttttttttttcaccgtcagGTAAGCAGGAAAAGCCCTGGCAATTCTCGCTTACATCTAATGTCACGTACTATAGAAATGTGCTAATTAGGCCTCCTGATTTACACGGTGCGATAATAATCGGGCTTACTAATATGTCTTTAAGACAATCAAGAGTTGTTGAACAAGGATTGCCGCTGAAGTGCCGCTTTAGGCCAAGCAACACGTGTTGTCGGATGACTGTTGATTACTTCAAGCCTACGTGTACGTAGTGAACTTCTGTCCTCATTAATCGTCCTTTGGATAGTGCTCACCTTGAAATGGAAATCGCGAAATTCCAGCACGTTTTCGAAGTAGTTATCGCTCGCGTCGGGCAGGTGGTGCGAGTACGGTGCTGTCATGTCCACGGCCAATACGACGCGAACGCCTCGCACCACCCTGCGAACCTCGCTCGAGTTTAGCTATGCGGGAAAGGTGACTTGAGCGGCCGCAAGCACGGCGTCGGCGACTCTGTGGAATAACGGCAGCACGACAGCGTCTCGGTCGGCACTGGTCATCTGCTGCGTCAACAACACGTCCCAGAGTGGAAACAGTTTCACGATCTCCTCACCGCAGAAAGCCGCCCAGGCCACTAGGCTAGCGGCCACCTCCATATTTGTGATTTCTCGGGCAAACATGGACCACGCCGTATGGACAGAGAGGTAGACGAGCGCCGCTGCCTGGACGGTGGCGCCCTTGTCGACGAGCACTTCTACGATGCTCACGATATTGGAGGGATCCTCCAGGCCAATCAGTGCGAAGGTCCTCAGAATTACCTTCCACGAGGACATGTCTGCGTTAGGAAACGCTTCGTCCAGGAAGGAAAACTTGCCCGCGTAGATATTCCCGTCGAAAACACTGCGTGCGGCTTGCAATCGCGCAACCAAAGCCGTCAAGGCGGCGCGAGTAACGTTAAGACCCGTATAACTGTTCGCGGTGTCGAACATGACTTTCGTGAACTCTGTGGGATAGGAAGTGCCGGCCGTCAGTATGTGTGGCGCGGCTAGAGCGGCGATGACGAACACCGTTTCGTTCCTTTCGTGCCACCGTACGCTGTCAGTTCTAAAGACGCTGAAGATGTAGTACCGGAAGTGTAGCAGACCGACAAGTTTGATCAGGTCCACGGCGTGCGGCGAGATCGTTCCCGACCAGCGCCGAAACAGGTCGACGACGGCTTTCACTGCGTGCTCCGCGGTGAACAGATTGCCGACGGCGGAGGCAAGGCAGCTCTCGTGGTGCATCCTGAGGATGTCGCTGACAGGCGAGCGCAGTTTGCCCTGAAGAGTCGGGTGAAGCACGGACGAGGCTAGTGCGCGCTCCACGATCGCCTGGCGGTccaccttgttcttgttcttcttgtAGCAGGCGTAGCCGATGAAGTTGTTGCAGGGGTCCAGCGTCAGGTTGGACAGCATGATTACCGTTGCGATAGCTTCGGGGCAGCAGAAAGGCGGGACCTCAGGGCCTGGCTCGGACGAAGTGCCTACGATGGCGCGCACCAGGGCCCACAGGAGCGCCGCGAAGCCGAATAGAAACAGCGGTGCTAGCAGAATCAAGCACGCAACGAAAACGCGGTGAACGTGGGTGCACGAGGCTTCGTCAGCGGGCATTTCATTGGGAAGCCCCTAAGAAAGCAAGGATTCGACGGAACGTTCAAGCtactccttcttcttcttcttctttggctCGTGGCTCAAGGCAAGTACCAAAGATGCCGCAGTTACCGCTGTAGGGCGCGGCAGTCTATGAAATGGCGAAAAAGACGTTCCCTTATCGCGCCTGCCCATACAAATTTAACTAGATTACTTTGGGTGTCTGGATATAAGGGATTATCTGTGAACGAAATGGCTGAAAatctcgcgagagcggccctcagtgGCAATGCCCTGTCATTAATTACTTCCTACATCAGCTTACTTAACTACTACAACATTCAGGAGATATGCAATTGCTCAAGACATTTTGAACCCAACTGCAGCAGTTTTTCCCGAATATCGACACGTCCTATCCCCTCGGCACAAAAAATTCGTTTGTaccaccagaaaaactgaagtgaTGTTTACCTGATTAAGTTGGCAAACACCATTATTACATTTTTATTATAACAGGGCTGGCCTGGCGCCCTCCTCTCTTGCCCAATCTGTGGAGAGGATGAGACCATAGATCATTTTAAATGCAAAGCACTTCATGGGCAACATTTGCCACTTTCACAGAATTTATCTAGCCGTCTTGGTCTTGGTGCTCTCATCTTCGTTCCGTGAACTTGATaagtaccaaaattggcatagtatgacaagagcgtATGATGAACATAAATCATAGGCacgacatgaatatcatgacatgtgtgtcatctaggccatgaaacagccgcctacgccttggtgctctcatggtcgtttcgttaacttaaTTGGCAGGCTCGCAGCACACTGGTTCGCATAACATCGGTTCCCatagggcgtgggatctgccgccTTTTTCATTATCTTCCCTTCTTTATTATCTCCTCTTAGAATAAGAATTTCTTTTAATGAAGGCGAGTTAATAAATTAAAGTCTGGATTTTTCTGCGTGCCAATACcatgatgtgattatgaggcacaccgtagtgggggactgcgggttaattttgaccacctgggcttctttaattaATGGCCATCCAATGAAAAGTACAAGGGcgttttttttgcgtttcgccctcatcgaaatgcggccgccacggccgggatttgatatcGCACGCCCTCCGGTTTAGCAGCAGAACGTCAAAACCACTACGCCGCGACAAGAGGTGGGCAAAtgccttcattctttttcttttcctccctcACCCTCACTATGCCGGTATCCTCCTCACCTCACCATTAGATTGAAAATTTTTACCGCCCTTCCTCACCCTCATCCTCACCTATAAAAAAATTATCCGCCCTCCCCAACCTCACCCTCTCGCTGAAAAGGCTACCATCATTCTCTTACCATACGTTTTATACAATTTCAGTAAAACCATCTGCTTGATCCGCGAGCTTAGTTTGCAACACTGATTGTTTAGTGCCATTCCTATTGTCAAAGCGTGCTACACTTCTTTCCTTATAGGCGCTTGACCATAGGTCAGCAAAATAAACggagctcactcagactcactcaca
It includes:
- the LOC126523562 gene encoding uncharacterized protein, translating into MLETGTSASCTCSSSSSDSSSSSSDADVDPLGGGSRIARPPRRPGLQRLELHELHEVRQMQAVVRLAADAAARGDGAGTALDPLGLAEPAPMNQVRRINAARGLSGLHRLRHNLFQAFVSRAGSHIVISAGVYTLLNFNATHRGNRTRVNGAAVNNAAVLGVLLADALWDALIDRRNWDFKTGEKLFFHAYCMREILGRHSAPDLKHALLSLQSTARAVAAPGWHRRALAFGYYLATTRVTAYATATFGSIYSNSSYYHLSASQVFFMLFVLHHSCQTLDLDYDDDGLSLSESIRHTGEFCNGFGCASQPQIDWATACEEPSEDRRTGLQFHLSRMRGAKAVHQPGCTHHFI